One Nematostella vectensis chromosome 10, jaNemVect1.1, whole genome shotgun sequence genomic window carries:
- the LOC116611352 gene encoding uncharacterized protein LOC116611352, whose amino-acid sequence MTTLSSSTVFHKEPAGLLSFAEEFNIITIVAVSFLSRGPPSIECRGRKQLEKKNGKLDDRGINTTRLVKKTSSNANKEEHNKLLFIQESTKRCGVLWSSSVCWCRAVFYSPLELPAPHALVVATRGRRA is encoded by the exons ATGACTACCCTCTCGTCGTCGACTGTGTTTCATAAGGAACCAGCGGGCCTGTTATCCTTTGCAGAGGAGTTTAATATTATTACCATTGTTGCCGTTTCCTTCCTATCGAGAGGGCCGCCCTCTATAGAGTGCCGAGGCAGGAAACAATTAGAAAAGAAGAATGGAAAGTTAGACGATAGAGGAATAAATACCACACGCCTCGTGAAGAAGACTAGTTCTAACGCCAACAAGGAGGAGCACAacaagcttttatttattcaagAAAGCACAAAG AGATGTGGTGTGCTGTGGAGTTCTTCTGTCTGCTGGTGTCGAGCGGTTTTCTACTCGCCTCTGGAACTACCTGCACCACATGCACTTGTTGTAGCAACGAGGGGGCGGCGTGCATGA